The Eleginops maclovinus isolate JMC-PN-2008 ecotype Puerto Natales chromosome 3, JC_Emac_rtc_rv5, whole genome shotgun sequence genome includes a region encoding these proteins:
- the herpud2 gene encoding homocysteine-responsive endoplasmic reticulum-resident ubiquitin-like domain member 2 protein, protein MDSWAVDSPVTLVLKAPNQKYEDQTINCFLNWTVERLKSHITKVYPSKPLSKDQRLVYSGRLLQDHLQLKDVLRKQDEYHMMHLVCASHSPPASPSPRSPSMANSSAPDSSSSDSAGSASPANQPASSSSSSSAPGSYDGLRYRGGVPQYNPQSPAGVPQWPDGTQVPLQGDLPANMPPHPMYMPMQMLWWQQMYARHYYMQYQAAVAASQPPSTPPPSSPSSSPHQPAQPNEAVQPPPPLGPNPAPNPLPENQPANPNIQMNAQGGAVMNDDELNRDWLDWLYTVSRAGVLLSIVYFYSSFSRFVMVVGAMLLVYLHQAGWFPFRPDQQNLGGAGGGGGEAAPPREEAERHQDIQEMERLMDEGLEDEDSGEEGGGGAEDQAAAAPPEPPFLTTAWSFISTFFTSLIPDGRPQAAN, encoded by the exons ATGGACTCCTGGGCAGTTGATAGTCCTGTGACCCTGGTCCTCAAGGCCCCCAACCAGAAGTATGAAGACCAGACCATAAACTGCTTCCTCAACTGGACCGTGGAGAGGCTGAAGAGTCACATCACCAAAGTGTACCCCAGCAAGCCG CTGTCCAAAGATCAGCGGCTGGTCTACTCAGGGAGACTCCTGCAAGACCACCTGCAGCTCAAAGACGTGCTCAGAAAG CAGGATGAATACCACATGATGCACCTGGTGTGTGCCTCTCACAGCCCCCCCGCCTCGCCCTCACCCCGTAGCCCCTCCATGGCCAACTCTTCTGCTCCTGACTCCAGC AGTTCAGACAGTGCCGGCTCTGCCTCCCCTGCCAATCAGcccgcctcttcctcctcttcttcttctgcccCAGGAAGTTACGACGGCCTGAGGTATCGCGGGGGCGTCCCCCAGTACAACCCTCAGAGCCCCGCTGGAGTCCCTCAGTG GCCTGATGGAACGCAGGTCCCGTTACAGGGCGACCTCCCCGCCAACAtgcccccccaccccatgtACATGCCCATGCAGATGCTCTGGTGGCAGCAGATGTACGCACGCCACTACTACATGCAATA TCAAGCAGCAGTAGCCGCCTCCCAACCTCCCagcaccccccctccctcctccccctcctcctcaccccatCAGCCGGCCCAGCCAAACGAGGCCGTTCAGCCGCCGCCGCCGCTGGGACCCAACCCTGCCCCTAACCCGCTACCCGAGAACCAGCCGGCCAACCCCAACATCCAGATGAACGCGCAGGGCGGCGCGGTGATGAACGACGACGAGCTGAACCGCGATTGGCTAGACTGGCTGTACACGGTGTCCCGCGCCGGCGTGCTGCTCAGCATCGTCTACTTCTACTCGTCCTTCAGCCGCTTCGTCATGGTGGTGGGCGCCATGCTGCTCGTCTACCT GCATCAGGCTGGTTGGTTTCCTTTCAGGCCGGATCAGCAGAACCtcggaggagcaggaggaggaggaggagaagcagctcCACCtcgagaggaagcagagagacaCCAAGACATACAGGAAATG GAGCGTCTGATGGACGAGGGGCTGGAGGACGAGGACAgcggggaggaggggggaggaggcgCAGAGGACCAGGCCGCTGCTGCTCCCCCCGAGCCTCCCTTCCTCACCACCGCCTGGTCCTTCATCAGCACCTTCTTCACCTCCCTCATCCCCGACGGACGACCCCAAGCGGCCAACTAG
- the pkdc gene encoding uncharacterized protein pkdc: MKPEHQDLVLQACGACSLCVGTKIQTLWSGYGEIVRLQLQGCERPSVVVKHVKFPQDAEHPGGWNTDRSHTRKVRSYQVETHWYQNYSTNQSCRTPACLAARSYGDEMLIVLEDLDVAGYDQRRTSVKDREIKACLSWLAHFHALFLGVEPDGLWPVGTYWHLETRPDELEAMDHPELKAAAGDIDKILNECRFKTIVHGDAKLANFCFSQSGWDVAAVDFQYVGGGCGMKDVVYFLGSCMEEKQCEKRVPGLLDYYFSELKQSVTKDVDFAALEMEWREMFVYAWTDFHRFLLGWMPGHWKINHYSKQLTKEVLRKLKL, from the exons ATGAAGCCGGAGCACCAGGATCTGGTCCTGCAGGCCTGCGGTGCCTGTTCCCTGTGTGTGGGCACAAAGATCCAGACGCTGTGGAGCGGGTACGGGGAGATCGTGCGGCTGCAGCTGCAGGGCTGCGAGAGGCCGTCCGTGGTCGTCAAACACGTCAAGTTTCCACAGGACGCCGAGCATCCCGGCGGCTGGAACACAGACCGTTCACACACACGTAAAGTGAGATCCTACCAGGTGGAGACTCACTGGTACCAGAACTACTCCACCAATCAGAGTTGCAGGACCCCCGCCTGCCTGGCTGCTCGATCCTATGGAGACGAGATGCTGATCGTTCTGGAAGACCTGGATGTGGCCGGGTATGATCAGAGGAG GACCAGCGTAAAGGACAGAGAAATAAAGGCTTGTCTCAGCTGGCTGGCCCACTTCCACGCTCTCTTCCTGGGGGTGGAACCAGACGGTCTGTGGCCCGTCGGCACATACTGGCACCTGGAGACCCGGCCCGACGAGCTGGAGGCCATGGACCATCCCGAGTTGAAAGCAGCTGCGGGGGACATCGACAAGATCCTCAACGAGTGTCGCTTCAAAACAATCGTTCACGGAGACGCCAAGTTAGCCAATTTCTGTTTCTCCCAGAGTGGGTGGGACGTGGCGGCGGTAGACTTTCAGTATGTAGGAGGAGGCTGTGGGATGAAGGATGTTGTGTATTTCTTAGGAAGCTGCATGGAAGAGAAGCAGTGTGAAAAGAGGGTACCAGGCCTGCTGGACTATTATTTTAGTGAACTAAAACAATCTGTGACAAAAGATGTGGACTTTGCTGCCCTGGAGATGGAATggagggaaatgtttgtttatgcCTGGACAGATTTTCATCGCTTTCTGCTGGGATGGATGCCTGGACACTGGAAGATCAACCACTACAGTAAACAGCTGACCAAGGAGGTGCTCCGTAAACTGAAGCTGTAA
- the casp2 gene encoding caspase-2 isoform X2, which translates to MLECGMQEQDRRALQRNAAVLCKQLVVDEVFIQLLQADSILTESMAEGIMAERTSHKRSFSLLLLLPKRGPRAFSSFCSALQETEQQHLYDLLRQSTEKESKQTPVKTSSVDREEENKVSSSSSSPVRASDSCLPSESPVRGLAPVREEDRSTERQRTKKKRGREEQTDRSSLPLPTQEEVNAKRARTQESMELSLDADSPINTPVLPCTHEFYLSHCQQSYGVNSSPRGLALVISNVTFDPCAAPELDTRKGGEVDDEVLRKVFTELDYKVTVHRDLTAQDMRKCIESFTRRPDHRTVDSCVVCLLSHGVEGAIYGTDGQLLQLDWVFESFDNVRCPLLQNKPKMFFIQACRGEEMDCGVEQSDGPERTCSPSCEQRDAGREGQGDATSRQRGDPRIKLPQRSDMICGYASLKGTAAMRNTKRGSWFIQELNSSLRLNARDTHLADILVQVNGRIKEREGYAPGTPHHRCKEMSEFTSSLCKDLYFFPKYQPQY; encoded by the exons ATGTTGGAGTGCGGCATGCAGGAGCAGGACAGACGGGCTCTGCAGAGAAACGCTGCTGTCCTCTGCAAACAGCTGGTGGTGGACGAGGTGTTCATTCAGCTCTTACAGGCAGACAGCATCCTGACTGAGAGCATGGCAGAGGGCATCATG GCCGAGCGAACATCTCATAAACGAAGCTTTTCTTTACTCCTACTCCTGCCGAAGCGAGGGCCCAGGGCGTTTAGCAGCTTCTGTTCAGCGCTGCAGGAAACTGAGCAGCAGCACCTGTATGACCTGCTCAGACAATcaacagagaaagaaagcaagCAGACACCTGTTAAG ACGTCCTCAGtagacagagaagaggagaacaaGGTGAGCAGCAGCTCATCAAGCCCAGTTCGAGCGTCAGATAGCTGCCTGCCCTCAGAGTCACCAGTCAGAGGATTGGCTCCAGTcagggaggaagacaggagcacagagagacagaggacaaagaagaaaagaggacgAGAGGAGCAGACAGAT AGGTCTTCCCTTCCACTTCCCACTCAGGAAGAAGTGAATGCCAAGAGAGCGAGGACACAGG AGTCCATGGAGTTGAGTCTGGATGCGGACAGTCCCATCAACACTCCTGTGCTCCCGTGCACTCACGAATTTTACCTCTCTCACTGCCAGCAG TCTTACGGAGTTAATTCGTCACCTCGTGGTTTGGCGTTGGTGATCAGTAacgtgacctttgacccctgcGCTGCGCCTGAACTCGACACTAGGAAGGGAGGGGAGGTGGATGACGAGGTCCTGAGGAAGGTCTTCACAGAGCTGGACTACAAGGTCACCGTCCACAGAGACCTCACTgctcag GACATGAGGAAGTGCATTGAGAGCTTCACCCGTCGGCCGGACCACCGGACAGTGGACAGCTGCGTGGTGTGTCTGCTCTCTCACGGAGTGGAGGGAGCTATATACGGCACGGACGGACAACTCCTCCAG CTGGACTGGGTGTTTGAGTCCTTTGACAACGTGCGCTGTCCACTGCTACAGAACAAGCCCAAGATGTTTTTTATCCAGGCCTGCAGAGGAG AGGAGATGGACTGTGGCGTGGAGCAGAGCGATGGGCCGGAGAGGACCTGCTCCCCCAGCTGCGAACAGAGGGATGCtgggagagagggacagggggACGCCACCTCCAGACAGAGGGGGGATCCGAGGATCAAACTGCCCCAGCGCTCGGACATGATCTGTGGCTACGCATCGCTTAAAG GCACTGCAGCCATGAGGAACACCAAGAGAGGATCCTGGTTCATCCAGGAGCTGAACTCCTCCCTGCGCCTCAACGCCAGAGACACTCACCTGGCAGACATCCTGGTGCAG GTGAACGGGCGTATTAAGGAGCGGGAGGGGTACGCTCCAGGCACCCCCCACCACCGCTGCAAAGAGATGTCGGAGTTCACCAGCTCTTTGTGCAAAGACCTCTACTTTTTCCCCAAGTACCAGCCGCAGTATTGA
- the casp2 gene encoding caspase-2 isoform X1 — MLECGMQEQDRRALQRNAAVLCKQLVVDEVFIQLLQADSILTESMAEGIMAERTSHKRSFSLLLLLPKRGPRAFSSFCSALQETEQQHLYDLLRQSTEKESKQTPVKTSSVDREEENKVSSSSSSPVRASDSCLPSESPVRGLAPVREEDRSTERQRTKKKRGREEQTDRSSLPLPTQEEVNAKRARTQESMELSLDADSPINTPVLPCTHEFYLSHCQQSYGVNSSPRGLALVISNVTFDPCAAPELDTRKGGEVDDEVLRKVFTELDYKVTVHRDLTAQDMRKCIESFTRRPDHRTVDSCVVCLLSHGVEGAIYGTDGQLLQLDWVFESFDNVRCPLLQNKPKMFFIQACRGEEMDCGVEQSDGPERTCSPSCEQRDAGREGQGDATSRQRGDPRIKLPQRSDMICGYASLKGQSICTAAMRNTKRGSWFIQELNSSLRLNARDTHLADILVQVNGRIKEREGYAPGTPHHRCKEMSEFTSSLCKDLYFFPKYQPQY, encoded by the exons ATGTTGGAGTGCGGCATGCAGGAGCAGGACAGACGGGCTCTGCAGAGAAACGCTGCTGTCCTCTGCAAACAGCTGGTGGTGGACGAGGTGTTCATTCAGCTCTTACAGGCAGACAGCATCCTGACTGAGAGCATGGCAGAGGGCATCATG GCCGAGCGAACATCTCATAAACGAAGCTTTTCTTTACTCCTACTCCTGCCGAAGCGAGGGCCCAGGGCGTTTAGCAGCTTCTGTTCAGCGCTGCAGGAAACTGAGCAGCAGCACCTGTATGACCTGCTCAGACAATcaacagagaaagaaagcaagCAGACACCTGTTAAG ACGTCCTCAGtagacagagaagaggagaacaaGGTGAGCAGCAGCTCATCAAGCCCAGTTCGAGCGTCAGATAGCTGCCTGCCCTCAGAGTCACCAGTCAGAGGATTGGCTCCAGTcagggaggaagacaggagcacagagagacagaggacaaagaagaaaagaggacgAGAGGAGCAGACAGAT AGGTCTTCCCTTCCACTTCCCACTCAGGAAGAAGTGAATGCCAAGAGAGCGAGGACACAGG AGTCCATGGAGTTGAGTCTGGATGCGGACAGTCCCATCAACACTCCTGTGCTCCCGTGCACTCACGAATTTTACCTCTCTCACTGCCAGCAG TCTTACGGAGTTAATTCGTCACCTCGTGGTTTGGCGTTGGTGATCAGTAacgtgacctttgacccctgcGCTGCGCCTGAACTCGACACTAGGAAGGGAGGGGAGGTGGATGACGAGGTCCTGAGGAAGGTCTTCACAGAGCTGGACTACAAGGTCACCGTCCACAGAGACCTCACTgctcag GACATGAGGAAGTGCATTGAGAGCTTCACCCGTCGGCCGGACCACCGGACAGTGGACAGCTGCGTGGTGTGTCTGCTCTCTCACGGAGTGGAGGGAGCTATATACGGCACGGACGGACAACTCCTCCAG CTGGACTGGGTGTTTGAGTCCTTTGACAACGTGCGCTGTCCACTGCTACAGAACAAGCCCAAGATGTTTTTTATCCAGGCCTGCAGAGGAG AGGAGATGGACTGTGGCGTGGAGCAGAGCGATGGGCCGGAGAGGACCTGCTCCCCCAGCTGCGAACAGAGGGATGCtgggagagagggacagggggACGCCACCTCCAGACAGAGGGGGGATCCGAGGATCAAACTGCCCCAGCGCTCGGACATGATCTGTGGCTACGCATCGCTTAAAGGTCAGAGCATTT GCACTGCAGCCATGAGGAACACCAAGAGAGGATCCTGGTTCATCCAGGAGCTGAACTCCTCCCTGCGCCTCAACGCCAGAGACACTCACCTGGCAGACATCCTGGTGCAG GTGAACGGGCGTATTAAGGAGCGGGAGGGGTACGCTCCAGGCACCCCCCACCACCGCTGCAAAGAGATGTCGGAGTTCACCAGCTCTTTGTGCAAAGACCTCTACTTTTTCCCCAAGTACCAGCCGCAGTATTGA
- the casp2 gene encoding caspase-2 isoform X3: MLECGMQEQDRRALQRNAAVLCKQLVVDEVFIQLLQADSILTESMAEGIMAERTSHKRSFSLLLLLPKRGPRAFSSFCSALQETEQQHLYDLLRQSTEKESKQTPVKRSSLPLPTQEEVNAKRARTQESMELSLDADSPINTPVLPCTHEFYLSHCQQSYGVNSSPRGLALVISNVTFDPCAAPELDTRKGGEVDDEVLRKVFTELDYKVTVHRDLTAQDMRKCIESFTRRPDHRTVDSCVVCLLSHGVEGAIYGTDGQLLQLDWVFESFDNVRCPLLQNKPKMFFIQACRGEEMDCGVEQSDGPERTCSPSCEQRDAGREGQGDATSRQRGDPRIKLPQRSDMICGYASLKGQSICTAAMRNTKRGSWFIQELNSSLRLNARDTHLADILVQVNGRIKEREGYAPGTPHHRCKEMSEFTSSLCKDLYFFPKYQPQY, translated from the exons ATGTTGGAGTGCGGCATGCAGGAGCAGGACAGACGGGCTCTGCAGAGAAACGCTGCTGTCCTCTGCAAACAGCTGGTGGTGGACGAGGTGTTCATTCAGCTCTTACAGGCAGACAGCATCCTGACTGAGAGCATGGCAGAGGGCATCATG GCCGAGCGAACATCTCATAAACGAAGCTTTTCTTTACTCCTACTCCTGCCGAAGCGAGGGCCCAGGGCGTTTAGCAGCTTCTGTTCAGCGCTGCAGGAAACTGAGCAGCAGCACCTGTATGACCTGCTCAGACAATcaacagagaaagaaagcaagCAGACACCTGTTAAG AGGTCTTCCCTTCCACTTCCCACTCAGGAAGAAGTGAATGCCAAGAGAGCGAGGACACAGG AGTCCATGGAGTTGAGTCTGGATGCGGACAGTCCCATCAACACTCCTGTGCTCCCGTGCACTCACGAATTTTACCTCTCTCACTGCCAGCAG TCTTACGGAGTTAATTCGTCACCTCGTGGTTTGGCGTTGGTGATCAGTAacgtgacctttgacccctgcGCTGCGCCTGAACTCGACACTAGGAAGGGAGGGGAGGTGGATGACGAGGTCCTGAGGAAGGTCTTCACAGAGCTGGACTACAAGGTCACCGTCCACAGAGACCTCACTgctcag GACATGAGGAAGTGCATTGAGAGCTTCACCCGTCGGCCGGACCACCGGACAGTGGACAGCTGCGTGGTGTGTCTGCTCTCTCACGGAGTGGAGGGAGCTATATACGGCACGGACGGACAACTCCTCCAG CTGGACTGGGTGTTTGAGTCCTTTGACAACGTGCGCTGTCCACTGCTACAGAACAAGCCCAAGATGTTTTTTATCCAGGCCTGCAGAGGAG AGGAGATGGACTGTGGCGTGGAGCAGAGCGATGGGCCGGAGAGGACCTGCTCCCCCAGCTGCGAACAGAGGGATGCtgggagagagggacagggggACGCCACCTCCAGACAGAGGGGGGATCCGAGGATCAAACTGCCCCAGCGCTCGGACATGATCTGTGGCTACGCATCGCTTAAAGGTCAGAGCATTT GCACTGCAGCCATGAGGAACACCAAGAGAGGATCCTGGTTCATCCAGGAGCTGAACTCCTCCCTGCGCCTCAACGCCAGAGACACTCACCTGGCAGACATCCTGGTGCAG GTGAACGGGCGTATTAAGGAGCGGGAGGGGTACGCTCCAGGCACCCCCCACCACCGCTGCAAAGAGATGTCGGAGTTCACCAGCTCTTTGTGCAAAGACCTCTACTTTTTCCCCAAGTACCAGCCGCAGTATTGA
- the casp2 gene encoding caspase-2 isoform X4, translating into MLECGMQEQDRRALQRNAAVLCKQLVVDEVFIQLLQADSILTESMAEGIMAERTSHKRSFSLLLLLPKRGPRAFSSFCSALQETEQQHLYDLLRQSTEKESKQTPVKRSSLPLPTQEEVNAKRARTQESMELSLDADSPINTPVLPCTHEFYLSHCQQSYGVNSSPRGLALVISNVTFDPCAAPELDTRKGGEVDDEVLRKVFTELDYKVTVHRDLTAQDMRKCIESFTRRPDHRTVDSCVVCLLSHGVEGAIYGTDGQLLQLDWVFESFDNVRCPLLQNKPKMFFIQACRGEEMDCGVEQSDGPERTCSPSCEQRDAGREGQGDATSRQRGDPRIKLPQRSDMICGYASLKGTAAMRNTKRGSWFIQELNSSLRLNARDTHLADILVQVNGRIKEREGYAPGTPHHRCKEMSEFTSSLCKDLYFFPKYQPQY; encoded by the exons ATGTTGGAGTGCGGCATGCAGGAGCAGGACAGACGGGCTCTGCAGAGAAACGCTGCTGTCCTCTGCAAACAGCTGGTGGTGGACGAGGTGTTCATTCAGCTCTTACAGGCAGACAGCATCCTGACTGAGAGCATGGCAGAGGGCATCATG GCCGAGCGAACATCTCATAAACGAAGCTTTTCTTTACTCCTACTCCTGCCGAAGCGAGGGCCCAGGGCGTTTAGCAGCTTCTGTTCAGCGCTGCAGGAAACTGAGCAGCAGCACCTGTATGACCTGCTCAGACAATcaacagagaaagaaagcaagCAGACACCTGTTAAG AGGTCTTCCCTTCCACTTCCCACTCAGGAAGAAGTGAATGCCAAGAGAGCGAGGACACAGG AGTCCATGGAGTTGAGTCTGGATGCGGACAGTCCCATCAACACTCCTGTGCTCCCGTGCACTCACGAATTTTACCTCTCTCACTGCCAGCAG TCTTACGGAGTTAATTCGTCACCTCGTGGTTTGGCGTTGGTGATCAGTAacgtgacctttgacccctgcGCTGCGCCTGAACTCGACACTAGGAAGGGAGGGGAGGTGGATGACGAGGTCCTGAGGAAGGTCTTCACAGAGCTGGACTACAAGGTCACCGTCCACAGAGACCTCACTgctcag GACATGAGGAAGTGCATTGAGAGCTTCACCCGTCGGCCGGACCACCGGACAGTGGACAGCTGCGTGGTGTGTCTGCTCTCTCACGGAGTGGAGGGAGCTATATACGGCACGGACGGACAACTCCTCCAG CTGGACTGGGTGTTTGAGTCCTTTGACAACGTGCGCTGTCCACTGCTACAGAACAAGCCCAAGATGTTTTTTATCCAGGCCTGCAGAGGAG AGGAGATGGACTGTGGCGTGGAGCAGAGCGATGGGCCGGAGAGGACCTGCTCCCCCAGCTGCGAACAGAGGGATGCtgggagagagggacagggggACGCCACCTCCAGACAGAGGGGGGATCCGAGGATCAAACTGCCCCAGCGCTCGGACATGATCTGTGGCTACGCATCGCTTAAAG GCACTGCAGCCATGAGGAACACCAAGAGAGGATCCTGGTTCATCCAGGAGCTGAACTCCTCCCTGCGCCTCAACGCCAGAGACACTCACCTGGCAGACATCCTGGTGCAG GTGAACGGGCGTATTAAGGAGCGGGAGGGGTACGCTCCAGGCACCCCCCACCACCGCTGCAAAGAGATGTCGGAGTTCACCAGCTCTTTGTGCAAAGACCTCTACTTTTTCCCCAAGTACCAGCCGCAGTATTGA